A single genomic interval of Acipenser ruthenus chromosome 28, fAciRut3.2 maternal haplotype, whole genome shotgun sequence harbors:
- the LOC117434795 gene encoding leucine-rich repeat-containing protein 4C, with amino-acid sequence MLNKMTSHPQQTMRGPRWNRALSDPLLVLLLALQLLVVAGLVRAQTCPSVCSCSNQFSKVICTRRGLREVPDGISTNTRYLNLQENQIQIIKVDSFKHLRHLEILQLSKNHIRNIEIGAFNGLASLNTLELFDNRLTTIPNGAFEYLSKLKELWLRNNPIESIPSYAFNRVPSLRRLDLGELKRLSYISEGAFEGLSNLRYLNLGMCNLREIPNLTPLVKLDELELSGNQLSIIRPGSFQGLTHLQKLWMMHAQIQAIERNSFDDLQSLVELNLAHNNLTLLPHDLFTPLHHLERVHLHHNPWNCNCDILWLSWWLKEMVPANTSCCARCHSPSSLKGRYIGELDQNYFTCYAPVIVEPPADLNVTEGMAAELKCRASTALTSVSWITPNGTIMTHGAYKVRISVLNDGTLNFTNVTAQDTGTYTCMVSNSAGNTTASATLNVSATENSTFSYFTTVTVETIEPSQDEGRTTEQNTSPTPSSGWEATYTTTPLTPRSTKSTEKTFTIPVTEGSLNGLDEVMKTTKIIIGCFVAITLMAAVMLIIFYKMRKQHHRQNHHAPTRTIEIINVDEEITGGPPLESHLTLPPLEHEHLNHYNSYKTPYNHTGNTINSIHSSAHEPLLMRATSKDNVQETQI; translated from the coding sequence ATGTTGAACAAGATGACATCGCACCCGCAGCAGACAATGAGAGGTCCTAGGTGGAACAGGGCCCTGTCCGACCCCTTGCTTGTGCTGCTGTTGGCTCTTCAGCTGCTGGTGGTGGCTGGTCTGGTGAGAGCCCAGACCTGCCCTTCGGTGTGTTCCTGTAGCAACCAGTTCAGCAAAGTGATTTGCACCCGACGAGGACTCAGGGAAGTGCCCGACGGCATCTCCACCAACACCCGCTATCTGAATCTGCAGGAGAACCAGATCCAGATCATCAAAGTGGACAGCTTCAAGCACCTGCGCCACCTGGAGATCCTGcagctcagcaagaaccacatcCGCAACATTGAGATTGGGGCCTTTAATGGGTTGGCCAGTCTCAACACCTTGGAGCTCTTTGATAACAGACTGACCACGATCCCCAATGGGGCTTTCGAATACCTCTCCAAGCTGAAGGAGCTGTGGTTGAGGAACAACCCCATCGAGAGCATCCCCTCCTACGCTTTTAATCGGGTGCCCTCCTTACGGAGACTTGACTTGGGAGAGCTCAAGCGCCTCTCCTATATTTCCGAAGGGGCTTTTGAGGGCCTCTCGAACCTCAGGTACCTAAACCTGGGAATGTGCAACCTTAGAGAGATCCCCAACCTCACGCCTCTGGTCAAACTGGATGAGCTGGAGCTTTCAGGCAACCAACTTTCCATCATCCGACCGGGATCCTTCCAGGGGCTGACTCACCTGCAGAAGCTGTGGATGATGCATGCCCAGATTCAGGCCATTGAGAGGAACTCTTTTGATGACTTGCAGTCCTTGGTGGAGTTGAACCTAGCCCACAACAACTTGACCTTGCTCCCCCATGACCTCTTCACGCCCCTCCACCATCTGGAAAGGGTCCACCTGCACCACAATCCTTGGAACTGCAACTGCGACATCCTCTGGCTCAGCTGGTGGCTCAAGGAGATGGTGCCTGCCAACACAAGCTGCTGTGCCCGCTGCCACTCACCCTCCAGCCTCAAGGGGCGCTATATTGGGGAGCTGGACCAGAATTACTTCACTTGCTATGCTCCTGTTATTGTGGAGCCCCCTGCTGATCTTAATGTGACTGAGGGCATGGCTGCAGAGCTTAAATGCCGGGCATCCACTGCCTTGACTTCAGTCAGTTGGATCACGCCCAATGGAACCATAATGACTCATGGGGCTTACAAGGTTCGGATCTCGGTCCTCAATGATGGTACATTAAATTTTACCAATGTTACTGCACAGGATACAGGAACTTATACATGTATGGTGAGCAATTCAGCTGGAAATACCACAGCCTCCGCCACGCTTAACGTTTCTGCCACTGAGAACAGCACCTTTAGCTACTTCACAACTGTTACGGTGGAAACCATTGAGCCCTCTCAAGATGAGGGTAGGACCACAGAGCAAAATACGAGTCCCACTCCCTCTAGTGGCTGGGAGGCTACCTACACCACAACCCCCCTTACCCCCCGGAGCACCAAGTCCACAGAGAAGACTTTTACCATCCCTGTGACAGAAGGAAGCCTAAATGGACTGGATGAAGTGATGAAGACCACTAAGATTATCATTGGTTGCTTTGTGGCCATCACACTTATGGCTGCTGTCATGCTTATCATCTTCTACAAAATGCGCAAGCAGCACCACAGGCAGAACCACCATGCCCCCACAAGGACAATTGAGATTATCAATGTGGATGAAGAAATCACAGGAGGTCCACCTCTGGAAAGCCACCTGACCTTGCCCCCGCTGGAGCACGAACACCTCAACCACTACAACTCCTATAAGACTCCATATAACCACACAGGCAACACAATCAATTCCATACACAGCTCCGCGCATGAACCTTTGTTAATGCGGGCGACCTCAAAAGACAATGTACAAGAGACCCAAATTTAA